The DNA region TGGTGGATCGAGCTGAACGAGAACCGCAAGCGTTTCCCGCTCGGCTACCAGAAGACGACCGACGGCCTGATGTCGCCGCAGCAGGTCATCCAGCGCATCGGTGAGATGACGGGACCCGAGGGTATTTACGCCTCGGGCGTTGGCCAGCACCAGATGTGGGCTGCTCAGTTCATTAAGTACGAGCGCCCTAACTCGTGGCTCAACTCGGGTGGCGCAGGCACCATGGGCTACTCGGTTCCCGCAGCCATGGGTGCGAAGGTCGCCGAACCAGAGCGCACCGTGTGGGCCATTGATGGCGACGGTTGCTTCCAAATGACCAACCAGGAGCTCGCAACCTGCGTCATCAACAACATTCCCATCAAGGTTGCCGTCATCAACAACTCGTCGCTCGGCATGGTGCGCCAGTGGCAGACCCTTTTCTACAACGAGCGGTACTCAAACACGCACCTCAACACCGGCCACGGCACGGTCCGTGTGCCCGACTTCGTGAAGCTCGCAGAGGCCTACGGCTGCCTCGGCATTCGCGTCGAGCACGAAGACGAGATCGATGCGGCCATCCAGACGGCGCTCGATACCAATGACCGGCCGGTCATCATCGACTTCGTCGTGAGTGCCGAGGCGATGGTGTGGCCGATGGTGCCGCAGGGCGTCTCAAACAGCGCCGTGCAGTATGCGAAAGACCACAGCCCAGAATGGTTCGAGGAGGAGTAACCCATGGCTCGACACGTATTGAGTCTTCTTGTTGAAGATAAGCCAGGCCTCCTCACCCGAGTTGCGGGCCTGTTCGCACGCCGTGCGTTTAACATTGAATCTCTCGCGGTAGGCCCCACCGAGGTGCCGGGTCTGTCGCGAATTACCGTCGTCGTCGATCAGGACGAAGTCCTGCTCGAACAGATCACGAAGCAGCTGAACAAGCTCGTAGAGGTGATCAAGGTTGTTGAGCTCGATCCCGAAAGCTCGGTACAACGCGAACACATGCTCATCAAGGTTCGCGTTGACAACCAAAGCCGCTCACAAGTACTCGAAGCAGTAACCCTGTTCCGTGCTCGGGTGGTCGACGTCGTACCCGATGCACTCGTCATTGAGGTGACGGGTGACTCTGGCAAGGTCGGCGCGTTCTTGAACGTGCTCGAACCATTCGGAGTGAAAGAAATCGCACAGTCTGGGCTCATCGCAATCGGGCGTGGCGCAAAATCGATTAGCGAACGAGTATTTAAGTAAACTGATTCGCGGTGACGCGAAAACACCACCACTACTAAGGAGACATTCAAGTGGCTGAGATTTATTACGACAACGATGCCGATCTGTCGATCATTCAGGGTAAGAAGGTAGCCGTCGTCGGTTACGGCTCGCAGGGTCACGCTCACGCGATGAACCTTCGCGATTCGGGCGTTGAAGTTACCATTGCGCTCAAAGACGGATCAAAGTCGCGCCAGAAGGCCGAAGAGGCAGGCTTCACCGTCATGAACGTCGCCGACGCAGCAGCGTGGGCCGACCTCATCATGATTCTTGCGCCTGACCAGCACCAGCGTCACATCTACACCGAGTCGATCAAAGACCAGCTGACGCCGGGCAAGACCCTCGCATTCGCACACGGTTTCAACATTCGCTACGGCTACATTGACGCTCCCGAGGGCGTTGACGTCATTCTCGTGGCTCCGAAGGCTCCGGGCCACACCGTTCGCCGCGAGTTCGTCGCAGGCCGTGGCATTCCCGACATCATCGCGGTTGAGGTTGACGCAACCGGCAACGCCTGGGAGACCGCAAAGTCATACGCAAAGGCCATTGGCGGCACCCGCGCTGGCGTTATCAAGACCACCTTCACCGAAGAGACCGAGTCAGACCTCTTCGGCGAGCAGGCAGTGCTGTGCGGTGGCACCTCACAGCTCGTGCAGTACGGCTTTGAGACCCTCGTTGAGGCCGGCTACCAGCCCGAGATCGCGTACTTTGAGGTACTTCACGAGCTGAAGCTCATCGTTGACCTCATGTGGGAGGGCGGCATCGCCAAGCAGCGCTGGTCAGTTTCAGACACCGCTGAGTACGGCGACTACGTATCGGGCCCCCGCGTCATCGACCCGAGCGTCAAGGAGAACATGAAGGCCGTTCTCGCAGACATCCAGAGCGGCGCATTTGCGACCCGCTTCATCGAAGACCAGAACAACGGTGCTCCCGAGTTCCTCGAGCTTCGCAAGAAGGCAGAGGCCCACACGATCGAGACCACCGGTCGCGAGCTGCGCGGTCTCTTCTCGTGGCAGGACCAGGACGAAGATTACGTTGAGGGTAGCGCTGCGCGCTAGCCTCAACGTAATCTCAGAAGGCTCAGCTTTTTGTGCGGATCGTGTGCGATCCGCACGCGTTGAGGGTAGCGCTGCGCGCTAGCCGTCTGCGCCTTCGGGACACGGTAGGCTAGCAACGTTGGCTCTCACAGAGCACTTCTCGTGGGGTGCGGAGGAATCCGCACCCCACGTTTTTCTTTTCTGCGGTCGCAAAACCGCCTTCTTGACGATGAAGTGAGGAACCATGGGGCAGGTGCATCGTGCGAGCACGATTCGGGCGGTTTTACTGCTGGTTTTGGGTGCGACCGTAACGCAGTTCTCGTCGATTATTGCGATGCAGCTGTTTGATGATCTTGGTGTGCTTGGAACGAGCGGGCTCCGCATGGCGCTTGCTGCGGTTGTCTTATTGCTCGTCTTTCGGCCCAAGGTGCGTGGCCGTACGATGGCCGAGTGGCTTCCCATTGTCGCCTTTGGCGCTTCGATGGCGGCCGGCAACATTTGTATCTACTTTGCGATCGACCGCATTCCTCTCGGCGTTGCAACGACGATCGATTTTCTCGGCCCCTGCATCGTTGCGCTCTTTGCTTCGCGGAGTGTGATGGAAGGTGTGCTCGCACTGGTCGCCTTTGCGGGGGTCGTGCTCATCGCCGGTTTTGGTGGCCCCTTCGACACGCTCGGCCTGCTCTTCGCTGGTGGGGCTGGGTTGAGCTTCGGGCTCTATACCTTGCTCGCCGTGCGCGTTGGCAAGAGCATCGGTGGGGTCTCAGACGTTGCGCTAGCGGTGCTCGCGGCAGCGGTTCTCACGCTTCCTTTTTCGGTTCCCGCCGGTATCGCGGCTGAACCAGGTCAGTGGCTTATGCTGCTCGGTTCGGCCATTCTCGGCACAGCGATCCCGTACTCGGTCGACACGTTGGCGGGCAAGCTCACGTCGGCGCGCATTGTCGGGGTGCTCTTTGCGTTTGACCCGGTGGTTGGCACGATTCTTGGACTGCTCGTGCTGGGACAGGTGATCTCGGCGAGTGCCCTCGTAGGCATGCTGCTCGTGATTCTCGCTGGCGCTGGTATCGTTTGGTTCTCGGGTAAGGGTGCTGAATCGCCCGAGGCCTTCGTCGAAGGCTGAGCACGAGGCTATTGCGTGTCTGTTGAACCCTGATCGTCTGGTTCGACTTCGTCGTCTCCGGAGTCTTCGCCGTCTTTTGCCGGTGGATCTTCCAGCGGTTGCGGTTCAGTTTGCGTGACCTTGTCAACGTCTTCTTGCGTGTAGCCGCAGTGCTTGACCGCTTCACTCTGCCAGCGTTTCGTGAGTCGATCCTTGCCAGCTTCGTGCGCTTCGGCAACGCTTCCAGTGAAGATGCGCCCGTCGGCTGATTCTTTGTTCACGTCGGGTACTGCCTCGCAAACATGGAAGACCGAACCGTTCTTGACCCAGAACACC from Leucobacter sp. UCMA 4100 includes:
- the ilvN gene encoding acetolactate synthase small subunit, whose protein sequence is MARHVLSLLVEDKPGLLTRVAGLFARRAFNIESLAVGPTEVPGLSRITVVVDQDEVLLEQITKQLNKLVEVIKVVELDPESSVQREHMLIKVRVDNQSRSQVLEAVTLFRARVVDVVPDALVIEVTGDSGKVGAFLNVLEPFGVKEIAQSGLIAIGRGAKSISERVFK
- the ilvC gene encoding ketol-acid reductoisomerase; translated protein: MAEIYYDNDADLSIIQGKKVAVVGYGSQGHAHAMNLRDSGVEVTIALKDGSKSRQKAEEAGFTVMNVADAAAWADLIMILAPDQHQRHIYTESIKDQLTPGKTLAFAHGFNIRYGYIDAPEGVDVILVAPKAPGHTVRREFVAGRGIPDIIAVEVDATGNAWETAKSYAKAIGGTRAGVIKTTFTEETESDLFGEQAVLCGGTSQLVQYGFETLVEAGYQPEIAYFEVLHELKLIVDLMWEGGIAKQRWSVSDTAEYGDYVSGPRVIDPSVKENMKAVLADIQSGAFATRFIEDQNNGAPEFLELRKKAEAHTIETTGRELRGLFSWQDQDEDYVEGSAAR
- a CDS encoding EamA family transporter — its product is MGQVHRASTIRAVLLLVLGATVTQFSSIIAMQLFDDLGVLGTSGLRMALAAVVLLLVFRPKVRGRTMAEWLPIVAFGASMAAGNICIYFAIDRIPLGVATTIDFLGPCIVALFASRSVMEGVLALVAFAGVVLIAGFGGPFDTLGLLFAGGAGLSFGLYTLLAVRVGKSIGGVSDVALAVLAAAVLTLPFSVPAGIAAEPGQWLMLLGSAILGTAIPYSVDTLAGKLTSARIVGVLFAFDPVVGTILGLLVLGQVISASALVGMLLVILAGAGIVWFSGKGAESPEAFVEG